In the Brassica napus cultivar Da-Ae chromosome A7, Da-Ae, whole genome shotgun sequence genome, one interval contains:
- the LOC106352951 gene encoding nucleosome assembly protein 1;2 isoform X2 — protein sequence MSNDKDNLNMSGLTAALNEEDRAGLVNALKDKLQNLAGQHSDVLENLTPAVRKRVEVLREIQNQHDEIEAKFFEERAALEAKYQKLYQPFYTKRCEIVTGVVEVEGLPEEVKTEQGADKAAQEKGVPDFWLIALKNNEITAEEITERDEGALKYLKDIKWNRVEEPKGFKLEFFFDENPYFKNTVLTKTYHMIDEDEPILEKAIGTEIEWYPGKCLTQKILKKKPKKGSKNTKPITKTEDCESFFNFFSPPQVPEDEDDLDDDMADELQGQMEHDYDIGSTIKEKIISHAVSWFTGEAVDPDDLEMDEDDDDEIDEDDEEDEDDDEDDDEDEDDDDEEDDEDEEAELGKRRRKKSSAGQKKSGRSQVAEGQQGERPAECKQQ from the exons ATGAGCAACGACAAAGACAACTTGAACATGTCCGGTCTCACCGCCG CTCTTAACGAGGAGGATCGAGCAGGCCTTGTTAATGCTCTCAAG GATAAGTTGCAGAATTTGGCTGGACAACACTCGGATGTCCTTGAGAACTTGACTCCGGCAGTCAGGAAGCGTGTTGAGGTTCTAAGAGAGATTCAA AACCAACATGATGAAATTGAAGCAAAGTTTTTCGAGGAGAGGGCAGCTCTAGAAGCTAAGTATCAAAAGTTGTATCAGCCTTTCTACACCAAG CGTTGTGAGATTGTGACCGGTGTGGTTGAAGTTGAAGGTTTACCTGAGGAAGTGAAAACAGAACAAGGAGCAGATAAAGCTGCTCAAG AGAAAGGAGTACCTGATTTCTGGCTTATCGCACTGAAGAACAACGAAATTACCGCTGAGGAG ATAACTGAGCGAGATGAAGGTGCTCTCAAGTATCTTAAGGATATCAAGTGGAACAGGGTCGAAGAACCAAAAGGGTTCAAGCTCGAGTTTTTCTTTGATGAGAACCCTTACTTCAAGAACACTGTCTTGACCAAGACATATCACATGATTGATGAGGATGAGCCTATCCTCGAGAAGGCCATTGG GACGGAGATTGAGTGGTATCCTGGAAAATGTTTGACTCAGAAGATCCTGAAAAAGAAGCCAAAGAAGGGATCCAAAAACACAAAGCCGATCACTAAGACTGAGGACTGTGAGAGTTTCTTCAACTTCTTCAGTCCACCTCAAGTTCCTGAGGACGAAGATGATCTTGATGATGACATG GCTGATGAACTCCAAGGCCAAATGGAGCATGATTATGATATTGG ATCAACCATTAAAGAGAAAATCATTTCCCATGCTGTGTCATGGTTCACTGGTGAAGCTGTTGATCCAGATGACCTTGAGATGGACGAGGACGATGATGATGAgattgatgaagatgatgaggaagaCGAGGACGATGATGAGGACGATGATGAGGACGAGGATGATGACGATGAGGAAGACGACGAGGATGAAGAGGCAGAGCTAGGAAAGAGGAGGAGAAAGAAG TCATCAGCTGGGCAAAAG AAGTCTGGAAGAAGTCAAGTTGCTGAAGGTCAACAAGGTGAGAGGCCCGCGGAGTGTAAGCAGCAGTGA
- the LOC106352951 gene encoding nucleosome assembly protein 1;2 isoform X1 has protein sequence MSNDKDNLNMSGLTAALNEEDRAGLVNALKDKLQNLAGQHSDVLENLTPAVRKRVEVLREIQNQHDEIEAKFFEERAALEAKYQKLYQPFYTKRCEIVTGVVEVEGLPEEVKTEQGADKAAQEKGVPDFWLIALKNNEITAEEITERDEGALKYLKDIKWNRVEEPKGFKLEFFFDENPYFKNTVLTKTYHMIDEDEPILEKAIGTEIEWYPGKCLTQKILKKKPKKGSKNTKPITKTEDCESFFNFFSPPQVPEDEDDLDDDMADELQGQMEHDYDIGSTIKEKIISHAVSWFTGEAVDPDDLEMDEDDDDEIDEDDEEDEDDDEDDDEDEDDDDEEDDEDEEAELGKRRRKKVLWSSAGQKKSGRSQVAEGQQGERPAECKQQ, from the exons ATGAGCAACGACAAAGACAACTTGAACATGTCCGGTCTCACCGCCG CTCTTAACGAGGAGGATCGAGCAGGCCTTGTTAATGCTCTCAAG GATAAGTTGCAGAATTTGGCTGGACAACACTCGGATGTCCTTGAGAACTTGACTCCGGCAGTCAGGAAGCGTGTTGAGGTTCTAAGAGAGATTCAA AACCAACATGATGAAATTGAAGCAAAGTTTTTCGAGGAGAGGGCAGCTCTAGAAGCTAAGTATCAAAAGTTGTATCAGCCTTTCTACACCAAG CGTTGTGAGATTGTGACCGGTGTGGTTGAAGTTGAAGGTTTACCTGAGGAAGTGAAAACAGAACAAGGAGCAGATAAAGCTGCTCAAG AGAAAGGAGTACCTGATTTCTGGCTTATCGCACTGAAGAACAACGAAATTACCGCTGAGGAG ATAACTGAGCGAGATGAAGGTGCTCTCAAGTATCTTAAGGATATCAAGTGGAACAGGGTCGAAGAACCAAAAGGGTTCAAGCTCGAGTTTTTCTTTGATGAGAACCCTTACTTCAAGAACACTGTCTTGACCAAGACATATCACATGATTGATGAGGATGAGCCTATCCTCGAGAAGGCCATTGG GACGGAGATTGAGTGGTATCCTGGAAAATGTTTGACTCAGAAGATCCTGAAAAAGAAGCCAAAGAAGGGATCCAAAAACACAAAGCCGATCACTAAGACTGAGGACTGTGAGAGTTTCTTCAACTTCTTCAGTCCACCTCAAGTTCCTGAGGACGAAGATGATCTTGATGATGACATG GCTGATGAACTCCAAGGCCAAATGGAGCATGATTATGATATTGG ATCAACCATTAAAGAGAAAATCATTTCCCATGCTGTGTCATGGTTCACTGGTGAAGCTGTTGATCCAGATGACCTTGAGATGGACGAGGACGATGATGATGAgattgatgaagatgatgaggaagaCGAGGACGATGATGAGGACGATGATGAGGACGAGGATGATGACGATGAGGAAGACGACGAGGATGAAGAGGCAGAGCTAGGAAAGAGGAGGAGAAAGAAGGTACTATGG TCATCAGCTGGGCAAAAG AAGTCTGGAAGAAGTCAAGTTGCTGAAGGTCAACAAGGTGAGAGGCCCGCGGAGTGTAAGCAGCAGTGA
- the LOC106352951 gene encoding nucleosome assembly protein 1;2 isoform X3 yields the protein MSNDKDNLNMSGLTAALNEEDRAGLVNALKDKLQNLAGQHSDVLENLTPAVRKRVEVLREIQNQHDEIEAKFFEERAALEAKYQKLYQPFYTKRCEIVTGVVEVEGLPEEVKTEQGADKAAQEKGVPDFWLIALKNNEITAEEITERDEGALKYLKDIKWNRVEEPKGFKLEFFFDENPYFKNTVLTKTYHMIDEDEPILEKAIGTEIEWYPGKCLTQKILKKKPKKGSKNTKPITKTEDCESFFNFFSPPQVPEDEDDLDDDMADELQGQMEHDYDIGSTIKEKIISHAVSWFTGEAVDPDDLEMDEDDDDEIDEDDEEDEDDDEDDDEDEDDDDEEDDEDEEAELGKRRRKKVLWSSAGQKV from the exons ATGAGCAACGACAAAGACAACTTGAACATGTCCGGTCTCACCGCCG CTCTTAACGAGGAGGATCGAGCAGGCCTTGTTAATGCTCTCAAG GATAAGTTGCAGAATTTGGCTGGACAACACTCGGATGTCCTTGAGAACTTGACTCCGGCAGTCAGGAAGCGTGTTGAGGTTCTAAGAGAGATTCAA AACCAACATGATGAAATTGAAGCAAAGTTTTTCGAGGAGAGGGCAGCTCTAGAAGCTAAGTATCAAAAGTTGTATCAGCCTTTCTACACCAAG CGTTGTGAGATTGTGACCGGTGTGGTTGAAGTTGAAGGTTTACCTGAGGAAGTGAAAACAGAACAAGGAGCAGATAAAGCTGCTCAAG AGAAAGGAGTACCTGATTTCTGGCTTATCGCACTGAAGAACAACGAAATTACCGCTGAGGAG ATAACTGAGCGAGATGAAGGTGCTCTCAAGTATCTTAAGGATATCAAGTGGAACAGGGTCGAAGAACCAAAAGGGTTCAAGCTCGAGTTTTTCTTTGATGAGAACCCTTACTTCAAGAACACTGTCTTGACCAAGACATATCACATGATTGATGAGGATGAGCCTATCCTCGAGAAGGCCATTGG GACGGAGATTGAGTGGTATCCTGGAAAATGTTTGACTCAGAAGATCCTGAAAAAGAAGCCAAAGAAGGGATCCAAAAACACAAAGCCGATCACTAAGACTGAGGACTGTGAGAGTTTCTTCAACTTCTTCAGTCCACCTCAAGTTCCTGAGGACGAAGATGATCTTGATGATGACATG GCTGATGAACTCCAAGGCCAAATGGAGCATGATTATGATATTGG ATCAACCATTAAAGAGAAAATCATTTCCCATGCTGTGTCATGGTTCACTGGTGAAGCTGTTGATCCAGATGACCTTGAGATGGACGAGGACGATGATGATGAgattgatgaagatgatgaggaagaCGAGGACGATGATGAGGACGATGATGAGGACGAGGATGATGACGATGAGGAAGACGACGAGGATGAAGAGGCAGAGCTAGGAAAGAGGAGGAGAAAGAAGGTACTATGG TCATCAGCTGGGCAAAAGGTttaa
- the LOC106352951 gene encoding nucleosome assembly protein 1;2 isoform X4, producing MSNDKDNLNMSGLTAALNEEDRAGLVNALKDKLQNLAGQHSDVLENLTPAVRKRVEVLREIQNQHDEIEAKFFEERAALEAKYQKLYQPFYTKRCEIVTGVVEVEGLPEEVKTEQGADKAAQEKGVPDFWLIALKNNEITAEEITERDEGALKYLKDIKWNRVEEPKGFKLEFFFDENPYFKNTVLTKTYHMIDEDEPILEKAIGTEIEWYPGKCLTQKILKKKPKKGSKNTKPITKTEDCESFFNFFSPPQVPEDEDDLDDDMADELQGQMEHDYDIGSTIKEKIISHAVSWFTGEAVDPDDLEMDEDDDDEIDEDDEEDEDDDEDDDEDEDDDDEEDDEDEEAELGKRRRKKSSAGQKV from the exons ATGAGCAACGACAAAGACAACTTGAACATGTCCGGTCTCACCGCCG CTCTTAACGAGGAGGATCGAGCAGGCCTTGTTAATGCTCTCAAG GATAAGTTGCAGAATTTGGCTGGACAACACTCGGATGTCCTTGAGAACTTGACTCCGGCAGTCAGGAAGCGTGTTGAGGTTCTAAGAGAGATTCAA AACCAACATGATGAAATTGAAGCAAAGTTTTTCGAGGAGAGGGCAGCTCTAGAAGCTAAGTATCAAAAGTTGTATCAGCCTTTCTACACCAAG CGTTGTGAGATTGTGACCGGTGTGGTTGAAGTTGAAGGTTTACCTGAGGAAGTGAAAACAGAACAAGGAGCAGATAAAGCTGCTCAAG AGAAAGGAGTACCTGATTTCTGGCTTATCGCACTGAAGAACAACGAAATTACCGCTGAGGAG ATAACTGAGCGAGATGAAGGTGCTCTCAAGTATCTTAAGGATATCAAGTGGAACAGGGTCGAAGAACCAAAAGGGTTCAAGCTCGAGTTTTTCTTTGATGAGAACCCTTACTTCAAGAACACTGTCTTGACCAAGACATATCACATGATTGATGAGGATGAGCCTATCCTCGAGAAGGCCATTGG GACGGAGATTGAGTGGTATCCTGGAAAATGTTTGACTCAGAAGATCCTGAAAAAGAAGCCAAAGAAGGGATCCAAAAACACAAAGCCGATCACTAAGACTGAGGACTGTGAGAGTTTCTTCAACTTCTTCAGTCCACCTCAAGTTCCTGAGGACGAAGATGATCTTGATGATGACATG GCTGATGAACTCCAAGGCCAAATGGAGCATGATTATGATATTGG ATCAACCATTAAAGAGAAAATCATTTCCCATGCTGTGTCATGGTTCACTGGTGAAGCTGTTGATCCAGATGACCTTGAGATGGACGAGGACGATGATGATGAgattgatgaagatgatgaggaagaCGAGGACGATGATGAGGACGATGATGAGGACGAGGATGATGACGATGAGGAAGACGACGAGGATGAAGAGGCAGAGCTAGGAAAGAGGAGGAGAAAGAAG TCATCAGCTGGGCAAAAGGTttaa
- the LOC106352950 gene encoding diacylglycerol O-acyltransferase 1-like has product METLDSGGVTMPTENGGADLDTLRHRKPRSDSSNGLLPDSVTVSDADVRDRVDSAVEDTQGKANLAGENEIRESGGGGGEAGGNVDVRYTYRPSVPAHRRVRESPLSSDAIFKQSHAGLFNLCVVVLVAVNSRLIIENLMKYGWLIRTDFWFSSTSLRDWPLFMCCLSLSIFPLAAFTVEKLVLQKCISEPVVIFLHVIITMTEVLYPVYVTLRCDSAFLSGVTLMLLTCIVWLKLVSYAHTNYDIRTLANSSDKANPEVSYYVSLKSLAYFMLAPTLCYQPSYPRSPCIRKGWVARQFAKLIIFTGFMGFIIEQYINPIVRNSKHPLKGDLLYGIERVLKLSVPNLYVWLCMFYCFFHLWLNILAELLCFGDREFYKDWWNAKSVGDYWRMWNMPVHKWMVRHVYFPCLRRNIPKVPAIILAFLVSAVFHELCIAVPCRLFKLWAFLGIMFQVPLVFITNYLQERFGSMVGNMIFWFTFCIFGQPMCVLLYYHDLMNRKGKMS; this is encoded by the exons ATGGAGACTTTGGATTCTGGAGGCGTCACTATGCCGACGGAGAACGGTGGTGCCGATCTCGATACGCTTCGTCACCGGAAACCGAGATCGGATTCCTCCAACGGACTTCTTCCTGATTCCGTAACTGTTTCCGATGCTGACGTGAGGGATCGGGTTGATTCAGCTGTTGAGGATACTCAAGGAAAAGCCAATTTGGCCGGAGAAAACGAAATTAGGGAATCCGGTGGAGGCGGCGGAGAAGCGGGGGGAAACGTGGATGTAAGGTACACGTATCGGCCGTCGGTTCCAGCTCATCGGAGGGTGAGGGAGAGTCCACTCAGCTCTGACGCCATCTTCAAACAG AGCCATGCTGGACTGTTCAACCTGTGTGTAGTAGTTCTTGTTGCTGTAAACAGTAGACTCATCATCGAAAATCTCATGAAG TACGGTTGGTTGATCAGAACTGATTTCTGGTTTAGTTCAACGTCGCTGCGAGATTGGCCCCTTTTCATGTGTTG TCTCTCCCTTTCAATCTTTCCTTTGGCGGCCTTTACCGTCGAGAAATTAGTACTTCAGAAATGCATATCTGAACCT GTTGTCATCTTTCTTCATGTTATTATCACCATGACCGAGGTCTTGTATCCAGTCTATGTCACTCTAAG GTGTGATTCCGCCTTCTTATCAGGTGTCACGTTGATGCTCCTCACGTGCATTGTGTGGCTGAAGCTGGTTTCTTACGCTCATACTAACTATGACATAAGAACCCTAGCTAATTCATCTGATAAG GCCAATCCTGAAGTCTCCTACTATGTTAGCTTGAAGAGCTTGGCGTATTTCATGCTTGCTCCCACATTGTGTTATCAG CCGAGCTATCCACGTTCTCCATGTATCCGGAAGGGTTGGGTGGCTCGTCAATTTGCAAAGCTGATCATATTCACTGGATTCATGGGATTTATAATAGAGCAA TATATAAATCCTATTGTTAGGAACTCAAAACATCCTTTGAAAGGGGATCTCTTATACGGTATTGAAAGAGTGTTGAAGCTTTCAGTTCCAAATTTATACGTGTGGCTCTGCATGTTCTACTGCTTCTTCCACCTTTG GTTAAACATATTGGCAGAGCTCCTCTGCTTCGGGGATCGTGAATTCTACAAAGATTGGTGGAATGCAAAAAGCGTGGGAGAT TATTGGAGAATGTGGAATATG CCTGTTCATAAATGGATGGTTCGACATGTATACTTTCCGTGCCTTCGCAGAAATATACCGAAA GTACCCGCTATTATCCTTGCTTTCTTAGTCTCTGCAGTCTTTCATGAG TTATGCATCGCAGTTCCTTGTCGTCTCTTCAAACTATGGGCTTTCTTGGGGATTATGTTTCAG GTGCCTTTGGTATTTATCACAAACTATCTACAAGAAAGGTTTGGCTCCATG GTGGGAAACATGATATTCTGGTTTACCTTCTGCATTTTCGGACAACCGATGTGTGTGCTTCTTTATTATCACGACTTGATGAACCGCAAAGGAAAGATGTCATAG
- the LOC106352952 gene encoding THO complex subunit 6 has product MYGDATNWNEDEYRESILKEREIQTRTVFRTAWAPNPNPDAFVVASSDGTLAFHSMSSLVSQSAAFGYSKGEDFMVAAPEGVVRAHEGPAYDVKFYGEDEDALLLSCGDDGRVRGWKWRDFADSTENLVKPLLELTNPQHKGPWGALSPMPEINAISVDPQSASVYTAAGDSCAYCWDMESGKIKMTFKGHSDYLHCLVSRSSASQILTGSEDGTARIWDCKTGKCIKVIGSQEKKSRFRISSIALDESESWLACGQGKNIAVWNLPASECVSTISSPAHVQDVMFDEKQILSVGAEPLLRRFDLNGALLSQIHCAPSSAFSVSLHPAGVVAVGGYGGLVDVISQFGSHLCTFRSSLL; this is encoded by the exons ATGTACGGAGACGCCACGAATTGGAACGAGGATGAGTATAGAGAATCAATCCTGAAGGAGCGAGAGATTCAGACTCGTACCGTGTTTCGAACCGCCTGGGCTCCAAACCCCAATCCGGACGCCTTTGTCGTCGCTTCGAGCGACGGAACCCTAGCTTTCCACTCGATGAGCTCGCTCGTTTCCCAATCGGCGGCGTTTGGGTACTCGAAAGGCGAGGACTTTATGGTGGCTGCACCTGAGGGAGTGGTTAGGGCACACGAAGGGCCCGCGTATGATGTCAAGTTCTATGGCGAAGACGAGGATGCTTTGCTCCTCAG TTGTGGGGATGATGGTAGAGTTCGAGGATGGAAATGGAGAGACTTTGCTGATTCTACAGAGAACCTTGTCAAGCCATTGCTTGAATTGACTAATCCACAGCACAA AGGTCCTTGGGGTGCTCTTTCACCAATGCCAGAGATCAATGCCATTTCTGTTGATCCTCAG TCAGCAAGTGTATATACGGCTGCTGGTGATTCTTGCGCATATTGTTGGGACATG gAAAGTGGTAAAATCAAAATGACCTTCAAGGGGCATTCAGACTATTTGCATTGTCTAGTTTCGCGTAGTTCTGCAAGCCAG ATATTGACGGGTTCGGAGGATGGGACGGCAAGAATCTGGG ATTGCAAAACAGGGAAATGCATTAAAGTGATTGGTTCCCAGGAAAAAAAGTCCCGGTTTCGCATTAGTTCTATCGCTCTCGATGAAAGTGAAAGCTGGTTG GCATGTGGACAGGGTAAAAATATAGCTGTATGGAATCTTCCTGCCTCAGAATGCGTATCAACAATATCCTCCCCTGCTCATGTACAAGATGTGATGTTTGATGAAAAGCAG ATATTGAGTGTAGGAGCAGAACCACTTCTAAGGCGTTTCGACTTAAATGGTGCTTTGCTTTCTCAAATTCATTGTGCTCCTAGTTCAGCATTTTCAGTTTCTTTGCATCCAGCAGGA GTAGTTGCTGTGGGAGGCTATGGAGGTTTGGTTGATGTCATCTCTCAATTTGGAAGCCATCTCTGCACGTTTCGTAGTAGCTTATTGTGA